Proteins encoded in a region of the Oscillospiraceae bacterium MB24-C1 genome:
- a CDS encoding MurR/RpiR family transcriptional regulator, whose product MSTNKIERLFENWTSLSKKQRQLCDYMIKNVDTLADATAEEVAKSAGVGKATLFRMLHDLGYTSFMSFKVDLSSHLSHSSYPNYWQMQRMLTNSEKVDSLYSSIENAVAILGTMIAPTFERSFRRAVELLERAPEIGVIGCRSSNLLAQYFEALMLTTPKRVSVLSMGEHFSLDRVGKLPTASSILVIARWPYTKLTMDTAQYAQKLGHSVILMTNNENCRLNDIATEILLTPKVEDKYSIIPFAAIIEALVDELCVRFSPQTLRSIEQANSALQKYDLMEW is encoded by the coding sequence ATGTCTACAAATAAAATTGAAAGATTATTTGAAAATTGGACCTCCCTGAGTAAGAAGCAACGTCAACTATGTGATTATATGATCAAAAATGTAGACACGCTGGCGGATGCGACGGCAGAAGAAGTAGCAAAAAGCGCGGGAGTGGGTAAAGCTACGTTATTTCGTATGCTGCATGACTTGGGCTATACTAGTTTCATGTCGTTTAAAGTGGATTTGAGTAGCCACCTTTCACACAGCTCCTACCCTAATTATTGGCAGATGCAGCGCATGCTGACAAATAGCGAGAAGGTCGATAGTCTTTATTCTTCTATTGAAAACGCTGTTGCCATTTTGGGTACAATGATTGCGCCCACCTTTGAAAGATCCTTCCGCCGCGCCGTTGAACTGTTGGAGCGCGCCCCGGAAATAGGGGTCATCGGGTGCCGTTCATCCAATCTGTTGGCGCAATATTTTGAGGCGCTCATGCTAACTACCCCAAAAAGAGTGTCGGTACTTTCCATGGGTGAGCATTTTTCGTTAGATCGCGTCGGCAAGCTGCCCACAGCGAGTAGTATTTTGGTGATTGCACGATGGCCTTATACCAAGCTTACAATGGACACTGCGCAGTACGCGCAAAAACTTGGACACTCGGTTATTCTAATGACCAATAATGAAAACTGCCGCTTGAACGATATTGCTACGGAGATTCTGCTCACGCCTAAAGTTGAGGATAAATATTCGATTATCCCCTTTGCAGCGATAATCGAAGCTTTGGTCGATGAGCTTTGTGTCCGATTTTCTCCTCAAACACTAAGGAGTATTGAGCAAGCAAACTCTGCTTTGCAAAAATATGATCTAATGGAGTGGTGA
- a CDS encoding PrpF domain-containing protein has product MRKFKAVLMRGGVCRGLIFKQEDLPADHAEWDSIFLQALGGPDAKQIDGVGGGVSSNSKAVVVSKSNRADVDIEYISVQIVVGSTTVDYSANCGNMSAAVGPFAVEEGLVTATHPITEIRMLNLNTNKIVVNCVPTENGILSQDGDFCLDGIDGTAPRIELRFLNPAGAKTGSLLPTGHSVDRLHVEGFADIDATILDVSNPMVLVRAEDVGLIGTELPTEFESNEAVMTYLEAIRCTAAMKIGFGKTMKDARDNFSGVPKIAIFTAPQPYIDLTGRQLNASDMDICVRVLSVRQPHKASPFTSANAIAVATVLSDTLPSATLNLVGRTLVRIGHPSGVMHIPLSITNGNIDYVSIESTARRIMDGFIRIRV; this is encoded by the coding sequence ATGAGAAAATTTAAAGCGGTTTTGATGCGCGGCGGCGTATGCCGAGGACTGATTTTTAAACAGGAAGATCTCCCGGCTGACCATGCAGAGTGGGATAGTATTTTTTTGCAGGCACTCGGCGGACCCGATGCTAAGCAAATAGACGGTGTTGGTGGGGGCGTTTCATCTAACAGCAAGGCGGTTGTGGTTTCAAAATCAAATCGCGCCGATGTTGATATCGAATATATTTCGGTACAGATCGTTGTTGGTAGTACAACGGTGGACTATTCTGCAAATTGTGGTAATATGTCCGCAGCGGTCGGACCGTTTGCAGTTGAGGAAGGCCTTGTTACCGCAACACACCCCATAACTGAGATTCGTATGTTAAATCTCAATACAAATAAGATTGTCGTCAACTGTGTGCCTACGGAAAATGGTATTCTTTCTCAGGATGGCGATTTCTGTCTAGACGGTATTGATGGAACTGCCCCACGAATAGAACTTAGATTCCTTAATCCGGCAGGTGCAAAAACAGGCAGCTTGTTGCCGACCGGTCATTCGGTTGACAGGTTGCACGTTGAGGGCTTTGCTGATATTGATGCAACGATACTTGATGTTTCAAATCCTATGGTTCTTGTGCGAGCTGAAGATGTCGGCCTTATAGGAACGGAGTTGCCCACTGAATTTGAGTCGAACGAAGCAGTAATGACTTATCTGGAAGCGATCCGCTGTACTGCAGCTATGAAAATTGGGTTTGGCAAAACAATGAAGGATGCACGGGACAACTTTTCAGGCGTGCCGAAAATCGCCATATTTACCGCACCCCAGCCTTATATTGACTTGACAGGTCGCCAACTTAATGCAAGTGATATGGACATCTGTGTGCGGGTACTGTCGGTACGGCAACCACACAAAGCGAGTCCTTTTACCTCGGCAAACGCCATCGCAGTAGCTACAGTTTTGTCGGACACATTACCTAGTGCCACCCTAAACCTCGTGGGCAGGACATTGGTTCGTATAGGGCATCCAAGTGGCGTAATGCATATACCACTGAGCATTACAAATGGCAACATCGACTATGTTTCAATTGAAAGCACTGCTCGACGTATTATGGATGGTTTCATAAGAATTCGCGTGTAA
- the hypE gene encoding hydrogenase expression/formation protein HypE: MDQKITLRHGDGGLHTNRLIRDIFYKHFKNEILSGYQDSAIFTMEKGRLAFTTDSFVVKPIFFPGGDIGKLAVCGTVNDLAAAGALPLYISTGFVIEEGFEIEKLDAIAASMSRVCKLVGAKIVAGDTKVVEKGLVDGVYINTSGIGRVHEHFHPRPISSGDEIILTGSLAEHGTTILLKRYALGLKGDFISDCNPLSQIITALGDSMKHIKLMRDPTRGGVATALCEISESHHIGAIIEEDKLQIRPAVNSVHEILGTDPLYFASEGRMILVAKKGYGIEIVNILKRLENCCNCDVIGVFNNTYNKICIRTSLGGERIVSMLENQMISRIC; encoded by the coding sequence TTGGATCAAAAAATTACGCTTCGACACGGTGACGGAGGCCTGCATACCAATAGGCTTATACGTGATATTTTCTATAAGCATTTTAAAAATGAAATTCTTTCTGGATATCAAGATTCTGCTATTTTCACCATGGAAAAAGGGCGGCTTGCATTTACGACAGACAGCTTTGTGGTAAAGCCAATTTTCTTTCCCGGAGGAGATATCGGAAAGCTTGCTGTATGTGGAACGGTCAATGATTTGGCAGCGGCGGGAGCACTTCCCCTATATATCAGCACTGGATTTGTTATAGAGGAGGGGTTTGAAATAGAAAAACTGGATGCAATAGCTGCATCTATGAGTAGAGTTTGTAAATTGGTAGGAGCAAAAATTGTTGCGGGAGATACCAAAGTCGTAGAAAAAGGATTGGTCGACGGAGTGTATATCAACACCTCCGGCATTGGAAGAGTACATGAACACTTTCATCCGAGGCCAATATCCTCAGGCGATGAAATTATACTGACAGGTTCCCTAGCAGAACACGGAACAACTATTTTACTTAAAAGATATGCGCTTGGCCTGAAGGGAGATTTTATAAGCGACTGCAATCCCCTCTCTCAAATAATCACCGCTCTCGGTGACAGCATGAAGCACATAAAGTTGATGCGAGACCCTACGCGGGGCGGCGTTGCAACAGCTCTTTGCGAAATTTCAGAAAGCCATCACATAGGCGCAATAATTGAAGAAGATAAATTGCAGATTAGGCCCGCTGTAAATTCTGTTCATGAGATTTTGGGTACCGATCCGTTATACTTTGCCAGCGAGGGAAGAATGATACTTGTTGCAAAAAAAGGTTATGGTATTGAAATAGTGAATATTCTTAAAAGACTTGAAAATTGCTGCAATTGCGATGTTATAGGTGTTTTTAACAATACATACAACAAGATATGTATTCGTACATCACTCGGTGGAGAACGGATAGTTAGTATGCTAGAAAACCAAATGATATCCAGAATCTGCTGA
- the cbiM gene encoding cobalt transporter CbiM, whose translation MHIPDHYLSPSTCAVLGVAMMPVWIKSVNKVKQEIPKEKLPLLGVGTAFSFLIMMFNVPLPGGTTGHGVGAVLLAIILGPYSACACVSAALLIQALLFGDGGILAFGANCFNMAFIMPFSGYYIYNFINNRWKNKKAQYAGIALGSYIGLNLAALCAAVQFGIQPSLFTNMANQPLYCPYPLSVSIPAMMMPHLAVAGLLEAVITMATISFAKKVSPDLFCSSRKIKLNPAYKLIACLICLSPVGLLAPGTAWGEWGLDEIKNVVSNGHILGYIPEGMQQGFIFETMIPDYSVNGFPDAAAYIFSAAIGTLIAIAFFKIIEAIAKNYYATKVGEW comes from the coding sequence ATGCATATTCCAGATCATTATTTAAGTCCTTCAACCTGTGCGGTTTTAGGGGTAGCTATGATGCCTGTATGGATTAAGTCTGTTAATAAAGTAAAACAAGAAATCCCCAAAGAAAAACTGCCCCTGCTTGGTGTTGGAACTGCCTTCTCGTTTTTAATAATGATGTTTAATGTTCCTCTTCCGGGCGGTACCACCGGTCATGGGGTTGGTGCAGTATTGTTAGCAATTATTCTAGGACCTTATTCTGCGTGCGCTTGTGTATCCGCCGCGCTCCTAATCCAAGCTTTGCTATTTGGAGATGGGGGTATACTGGCGTTTGGAGCAAACTGCTTTAACATGGCTTTTATAATGCCTTTTAGCGGATACTATATCTATAATTTTATAAATAATAGATGGAAAAATAAAAAGGCCCAATATGCTGGAATTGCATTGGGCTCTTACATAGGATTAAATTTGGCTGCGCTTTGTGCAGCAGTTCAGTTTGGAATTCAGCCTTCGCTTTTCACAAATATGGCAAACCAACCGCTTTATTGCCCTTATCCGCTGAGTGTTTCTATACCTGCCATGATGATGCCTCATCTTGCTGTTGCGGGCTTACTAGAGGCTGTTATTACTATGGCTACTATCTCATTTGCAAAAAAGGTATCTCCAGATTTATTTTGTAGCAGTAGAAAAATCAAGTTAAACCCAGCATATAAACTAATTGCTTGTTTAATATGTCTATCGCCTGTTGGCCTTCTCGCACCTGGTACTGCTTGGGGTGAATGGGGTTTAGATGAAATAAAGAATGTTGTCTCGAACGGACATATATTAGGCTATATACCTGAAGGTATGCAGCAAGGATTTATTTTTGAGACAATGATTCCAGATTATTCAGTTAACGGATTTCCTGATGCTGCCGCATATATTTTCTCGGCTGCTATTGGAACTTTAATAGCTATTGCTTTCTTTAAGATAATTGAGGCAATCGCAAAAAATTACTATGCTACCAAAGTTGGGGAGTGGTAA
- a CDS encoding metalloregulator ArsR/SmtB family transcription factor — translation MTTKIFKALSEEIRLRILALLFNDEACVCEIEAVLNLSQSNASRHLSCLKNSGILKSYKKAQWTYYKINGEFSENNLELMHYLQRKVKETPTYQQDLNMMKNCKCESMCK, via the coding sequence ATGACGACGAAAATATTTAAGGCATTGTCAGAAGAAATTAGATTAAGAATACTGGCATTACTGTTTAATGATGAAGCGTGTGTGTGCGAGATAGAAGCTGTACTAAATCTTTCTCAGTCCAACGCATCAAGGCACCTATCCTGTTTAAAGAACAGTGGCATTTTGAAGAGTTATAAAAAGGCTCAATGGACCTATTATAAAATCAACGGAGAATTCTCAGAAAACAATTTAGAACTAATGCATTATCTGCAAAGAAAAGTAAAAGAAACGCCAACGTATCAACAAGATTTAAATATGATGAAAAATTGCAAGTGCGAAAGCATGTGCAAATAA
- the hypF gene encoding carbamoyltransferase HypF encodes MAMDVNDARRYLINLTGIVQGVGFRPFVFRIAQQHGLKGWVENQGSRVLIDIEGKGEDIREFTHKLQNGYPQNARIAEFKICEQPFWGYSDFLIKTSCLEANTANFLPQDVAVCESCMKEFNTPGDKRFQYPFISCTDCGPRYSIISSLPYDRKSITMSAFEMCPQCASEYSSPSDRRYHAQTNCCPHCGPELKLLDANGNTVNSTNPAKMASQLIYQGKILAVKGIGGYHLCCNAESSAIQRLRKLKNRPHKPLAIMARNIEAVKRICKVSEKEEEILTGIRKPILLLYKRIPEYLPQVIAPNQKKLGVMLPYAPLHSLIFAADVDYLIMTSGNISGSPICYKECDALSSLKNVADYFLTHNREITVPVDDAVVKVVDMQEVLVRCGRGYAPLTLPIETNHEILAVGAQQKCSVCITREGFAAASQYIGDLNEYKTFRVFEQQINHFKDLFGYCPEVFAHDLNLDYLSSRYAKNQIGQKIAVQHHHAHMVGCMAENKLTNDVIGVIYDGTGLGTDSAIWGAEFFVGSLSRFTRAGHLQYVKLQGGDSAVKEPWRCAASYLLALGIEPHEFLPKIDPIAIDAVKAAISNNIKCFESSSMGRFFDCVAALCGFFTNITYDAQAAIELENLSYTDVDNFYTYCISETENGLILEYDDILKDILTDIQNGALKQLISAKFHNTVVEATAECICKIRKKTGLNDVVLSGGVFENTYLLERLILKLRNLNFNVYYNRLLPTNDGGISFGQAVAASAIIKENNHVSCCSCKSYQNQ; translated from the coding sequence ATGGCGATGGATGTGAATGATGCAAGGCGATATTTAATCAATTTAACAGGAATTGTTCAGGGGGTTGGGTTCCGCCCCTTCGTTTTTAGAATTGCACAACAGCATGGGCTTAAAGGATGGGTGGAGAACCAGGGTTCAAGGGTGTTAATAGATATTGAGGGTAAAGGCGAAGACATTCGAGAATTCACCCACAAATTGCAAAACGGTTATCCCCAAAACGCTAGAATTGCCGAGTTTAAAATTTGCGAGCAACCATTTTGGGGCTATTCAGATTTTTTAATCAAAACAAGCTGTCTGGAAGCGAATACTGCAAATTTTCTACCTCAAGATGTTGCAGTCTGCGAAAGTTGCATGAAAGAATTTAACACGCCTGGAGACAAGCGGTTTCAATACCCGTTCATCAGTTGTACCGATTGCGGGCCGAGATACTCGATTATCAGCAGCTTACCGTATGACCGAAAAAGCATAACTATGTCAGCATTTGAGATGTGCCCACAATGTGCATCGGAATATAGTAGCCCGAGCGACAGAAGATATCATGCCCAAACCAATTGCTGCCCCCATTGTGGGCCGGAACTAAAACTTCTGGACGCTAATGGAAACACGGTGAATTCCACTAACCCTGCTAAAATGGCAAGTCAGCTTATTTACCAAGGTAAAATTCTTGCGGTGAAAGGAATAGGCGGATATCACCTTTGTTGTAACGCCGAATCGTCTGCTATACAAAGACTAAGAAAACTAAAAAACAGGCCGCACAAACCGCTGGCAATCATGGCGCGTAACATCGAGGCGGTTAAAAGAATCTGCAAGGTTTCCGAAAAGGAAGAAGAAATCCTAACAGGAATACGAAAACCAATTTTGCTTCTTTATAAGCGTATACCTGAGTACTTGCCTCAAGTTATCGCGCCAAATCAGAAAAAGCTTGGTGTAATGCTCCCTTATGCGCCGCTTCACTCTCTGATTTTTGCTGCTGATGTTGATTATCTCATCATGACCAGCGGGAATATCAGCGGCTCGCCAATTTGTTATAAAGAATGCGATGCTCTAAGTTCTCTTAAAAACGTTGCTGACTACTTTCTGACGCACAACCGCGAGATTACCGTTCCGGTGGATGATGCGGTGGTAAAAGTGGTAGATATGCAAGAGGTGCTTGTTCGGTGTGGACGAGGTTATGCGCCTTTAACATTACCTATAGAAACAAATCATGAGATATTAGCAGTCGGAGCGCAACAGAAATGCTCTGTTTGCATTACCAGAGAAGGTTTTGCCGCTGCAAGCCAATACATAGGAGATCTAAATGAGTATAAAACATTTAGAGTTTTCGAGCAGCAGATTAATCATTTTAAAGACTTGTTTGGTTATTGCCCCGAGGTTTTTGCTCACGATCTAAATCTTGATTATCTTTCTTCACGCTATGCAAAAAACCAGATTGGACAAAAAATTGCAGTGCAGCATCACCACGCGCATATGGTGGGTTGCATGGCGGAAAACAAACTAACTAACGATGTAATTGGCGTCATCTATGACGGTACGGGGTTAGGCACAGACAGCGCAATATGGGGCGCAGAGTTCTTTGTAGGTTCATTATCCAGATTTACAAGAGCTGGGCATTTACAATATGTAAAGCTTCAGGGAGGCGACAGTGCCGTAAAAGAACCTTGGCGGTGTGCAGCATCATACCTGTTAGCACTTGGTATTGAACCTCATGAATTTTTACCGAAAATAGACCCCATTGCAATTGATGCGGTTAAGGCTGCAATTAGCAATAACATTAAATGCTTTGAATCGTCCAGTATGGGGAGGTTCTTTGACTGCGTTGCCGCGCTCTGTGGCTTTTTTACGAATATCACCTATGACGCACAGGCGGCAATTGAATTAGAAAATCTTTCGTATACAGATGTTGATAATTTTTATACCTACTGCATTAGTGAAACTGAAAATGGCTTGATTCTTGAATATGACGATATTCTAAAAGACATACTCACCGATATTCAAAACGGGGCTTTAAAGCAACTTATATCAGCAAAGTTTCATAACACAGTAGTTGAAGCTACGGCCGAATGTATATGCAAAATACGTAAAAAAACTGGTCTTAACGACGTTGTATTGAGCGGAGGCGTTTTTGAAAACACATATTTACTTGAACGGCTAATTTTAAAACTACGTAATTTAAATTTTAACGTTTATTACAATCGGCTTCTCCCAACAAATGACGGAGGCATTTCTTTCGGACAGGCGGTAGCTGCCAGTGCAATTATAAAGGAGAATAATCATGTGTCTTGCTGTTCCTGCAAAAGTTATCAAAATCAATAA
- a CDS encoding HypC/HybG/HupF family hydrogenase formation chaperone has protein sequence MCLAVPAKVIKINNAHAEVDIMGVREKINIMLIDNPHIGDKVMVHAGFAINKIDDAYFNFLKDTLHEMLGDSI, from the coding sequence ATGTGTCTTGCTGTTCCTGCAAAAGTTATCAAAATCAATAACGCTCATGCAGAGGTCGATATTATGGGGGTCAGGGAAAAAATCAATATTATGCTGATAGATAACCCCCATATTGGCGACAAAGTAATGGTGCATGCAGGCTTTGCAATAAACAAAATCGATGATGCATATTTTAACTTTCTAAAAGACACTTTACACGAAATGTTGGGTGATTCCATATGA
- the arsD gene encoding arsenite efflux transporter metallochaperone ArsD, translating to MKSVQIFEPAMCCPTGLCGVGVDPELLRMSTVLNSLKKQGVIIDRFNLNSAPMEFVNNKTVNNFISSKGVAGLPVTLVDGKIVISGRYPTNQELIKILNIPLGFLGQSHTSKFKVTPKRQGGGSCSGGNC from the coding sequence ATGAAAAGCGTGCAAATCTTCGAGCCTGCTATGTGCTGTCCTACTGGTTTATGTGGGGTTGGCGTTGACCCAGAATTATTGAGAATGTCAACGGTTTTAAACTCCCTTAAAAAACAAGGAGTTATCATTGATAGGTTTAACCTTAATAGCGCACCAATGGAATTCGTCAACAATAAAACAGTGAACAATTTTATTAGCTCCAAAGGTGTAGCTGGCTTACCAGTAACACTAGTCGATGGAAAAATTGTTATATCTGGTAGATACCCAACCAACCAAGAGTTGATAAAGATATTAAACATCCCTTTAGGGTTTCTTGGCCAGTCGCACACAAGCAAGTTCAAAGTCACCCCCAAAAGACAAGGTGGGGGCAGCTGTTCAGGTGGAAACTGTTGA
- the arsA gene encoding arsenical pump-driving ATPase, giving the protein MQPFDINKIPLTKYLFFTGKGGVGKTSAACATAVTLADNGKKVLLISTDPASNLQDVFNTELNNKGIQIQEVPRLYVANLDPIQAAAEYRESVIAPYRGKLPDVVISNMEEQLSGSCTVEIAAFNEFSHFITDIQSQKEYDHIIFDTAPTGHTLRMLQLPSAWSNFISENTHGASCLGQLAGLEDKKKMYRNAVETLADGSMTTLILISRPEDAPLKEAQRASKELSELGVNNQMLVVNGVLLAFDDQISHSLYKKQQKALKHVPLSLQKVSTYYIPLRAYNITGIENVRALLNKDNYILSQDRVSCPKIPNLKDVIQDLYKTKKKVIFTMGKGGVGKTTIAAAIALGLASKGEKVHLTTTDPAAHLKFVIDENRGITMSHIDEHEELRKYQEEILSKARETMSEDDLAYVEEDLRSPCTQEIAVFRAFAQVVEKAENEIVVIDTAPTGHTLLLLDSTQSYHREIKRSQGDIPESVKKLLPRLRNKDETEVIIVTLAETTPVYEAMRLEEDLKRAGINSKWWVINSSLYKTGTTNKMLSAKASNEIAWINKVDAHANGNFAVISWSDGEIKGDKLLKL; this is encoded by the coding sequence TTGCAACCGTTTGATATTAACAAGATACCCCTTACAAAATATCTATTCTTTACTGGCAAGGGAGGTGTAGGCAAAACCTCCGCAGCCTGTGCAACAGCGGTGACCCTTGCAGACAATGGGAAAAAAGTACTTCTAATAAGCACCGATCCGGCATCGAACCTTCAAGATGTTTTTAACACTGAACTAAATAATAAGGGAATTCAAATACAGGAAGTTCCTCGCTTATATGTTGCAAACTTAGACCCTATTCAGGCTGCCGCAGAGTATAGGGAAAGCGTAATTGCCCCCTACAGAGGCAAGTTGCCCGATGTTGTGATAAGCAATATGGAAGAACAGCTTTCGGGTTCTTGCACTGTGGAAATTGCAGCATTTAATGAGTTTTCTCATTTTATTACTGATATTCAATCTCAAAAGGAATATGACCACATTATTTTTGATACAGCCCCCACAGGCCATACGCTAAGAATGCTGCAGTTACCTTCAGCATGGAGTAATTTTATAAGCGAAAACACCCATGGAGCATCTTGTTTGGGACAATTAGCTGGGCTTGAGGATAAGAAGAAAATGTATAGGAATGCCGTTGAGACATTAGCCGACGGCAGTATGACAACACTAATTCTAATTTCACGTCCGGAAGATGCTCCGCTGAAAGAGGCCCAAAGAGCATCTAAGGAGCTTTCAGAGCTTGGTGTTAATAATCAGATGCTTGTTGTTAATGGAGTTTTACTCGCGTTTGATGACCAAATATCGCATAGTCTGTATAAGAAGCAACAAAAAGCGTTAAAGCACGTTCCTCTTAGCCTTCAAAAAGTGAGTACTTATTATATACCCCTTAGAGCGTACAACATTACTGGTATAGAAAATGTGAGAGCGCTACTAAATAAAGATAATTATATATTATCTCAAGATAGAGTAAGTTGTCCTAAGATACCAAACCTAAAGGACGTTATTCAAGACCTTTATAAGACAAAGAAGAAAGTCATTTTTACCATGGGTAAGGGCGGTGTAGGTAAGACCACTATAGCAGCAGCCATTGCTCTTGGATTGGCCTCAAAGGGCGAAAAGGTACATCTTACTACCACCGACCCGGCCGCACATCTTAAGTTCGTTATAGACGAAAATAGGGGCATTACGATGAGCCATATTGATGAGCATGAGGAGCTGAGAAAATATCAAGAAGAAATCCTCAGCAAGGCGAGAGAAACTATGTCAGAGGATGACTTAGCCTATGTCGAGGAGGACTTGCGATCCCCATGCACGCAGGAAATTGCTGTTTTCAGGGCATTTGCTCAAGTAGTAGAAAAGGCTGAGAACGAGATCGTAGTAATAGATACCGCTCCGACTGGCCACACACTTTTACTTCTGGATTCCACCCAAAGCTATCACAGAGAAATAAAGCGCTCCCAGGGGGACATTCCTGAATCAGTGAAGAAACTTTTGCCACGTCTTAGAAACAAGGATGAAACAGAAGTGATTATAGTCACTTTGGCAGAAACGACTCCTGTATACGAAGCAATGAGATTAGAAGAAGATTTAAAACGAGCGGGCATTAATAGCAAATGGTGGGTAATTAATTCCTCACTTTATAAAACAGGTACCACTAATAAAATGCTCTCAGCAAAGGCAAGTAATGAGATAGCGTGGATTAATAAAGTGGATGCACATGCAAACGGCAACTTTGCTGTTATTAGCTGGAGTGACGGAGAAATTAAGGGAGACAAACTTCTAAAACTATAA
- a CDS encoding hydrogenase maturation protease has product MKDDGVGTRVAQAIEDTLREHNISCLVGETDFQCCFDEIQPDDILIIIDAMAQGKEAGSIGIMPLSDALKDRNKLRSQHEFSLFDLIQLHYPKIQGYLIGIEAAEIDFGFDLSLQLQQYFDQICNTVSKTILNIKEKAQYA; this is encoded by the coding sequence ATGAAGGATGACGGAGTCGGTACAAGGGTTGCCCAAGCTATTGAAGACACCCTGCGGGAACATAATATTTCTTGCTTAGTTGGAGAAACGGATTTCCAGTGTTGTTTTGATGAAATTCAGCCGGACGACATTTTGATAATAATCGATGCAATGGCTCAGGGTAAAGAAGCCGGAAGCATTGGTATCATGCCTTTAAGCGATGCCCTAAAAGATCGCAATAAGCTTCGGTCTCAGCATGAATTTAGTCTCTTTGATTTAATCCAATTGCATTATCCGAAGATACAAGGTTATTTAATTGGAATTGAAGCAGCAGAGATCGACTTTGGCTTTGATCTCAGCTTGCAACTTCAACAGTACTTTGATCAGATTTGTAACACTGTGTCAAAAACAATATTAAATATAAAGGAGAAAGCGCAATATGCATGA
- the hypD gene encoding hydrogenase formation protein HypD: protein MTEVEKKLIKKVILQIKDSVTSDIRIMEICGTHTHQIARFGIRKLLTSKIHFVSGPGCPVCVTERGYIDALITLLEQNNVTVATFGDLLRVQGTCGSLEEQKSLGKKVLTVYSPEDVLSLAQDYNDKSIVFAAVGFETTAPLYAALIKTASMLKIKNLFFLTSLKRMEPAIRFVLGNAKANIDGILCPGHVAAITGIKPFLPITTEYHIPAVICGFDEMDLVTSINVLCKQIAGETPVQLINTYKRCVSDTGNEAALSLMNEVFKISEVSWRGIGKIKDSAMILNGNYEAFDACKKFGIEVKSNPHPFPHECECGKVMIGEKTPDMCKNFGCQCTPEHPLGPCMTSSEGACSAYYKYGGSEFGSKNYASTR from the coding sequence ATGACCGAAGTAGAAAAGAAGCTTATTAAGAAAGTAATTTTACAGATAAAAGACTCTGTTACGAGTGATATTCGAATTATGGAAATATGCGGTACTCATACTCATCAGATTGCCAGGTTTGGAATCAGAAAGCTTTTAACTTCAAAAATCCACTTTGTATCAGGTCCTGGCTGCCCTGTCTGCGTTACCGAGCGGGGGTACATTGACGCATTGATAACACTTTTAGAGCAAAACAATGTTACCGTAGCTACATTCGGAGACCTTTTGAGAGTGCAGGGGACATGCGGAAGTTTAGAAGAGCAAAAATCATTAGGAAAAAAGGTGCTAACGGTTTACTCTCCCGAGGATGTTCTTTCTCTTGCGCAAGATTACAACGACAAAAGCATCGTATTTGCGGCGGTCGGTTTTGAAACGACAGCTCCTCTCTATGCAGCATTAATCAAGACTGCAAGCATGTTAAAAATCAAGAACCTCTTCTTTCTTACATCACTAAAACGAATGGAACCAGCAATTAGGTTTGTTCTTGGAAATGCCAAAGCAAATATCGACGGAATACTCTGCCCAGGTCATGTTGCCGCGATAACCGGTATCAAACCGTTTTTGCCGATAACCACTGAATATCACATCCCTGCCGTAATATGCGGATTTGATGAGATGGATCTCGTTACTTCTATCAACGTTTTGTGCAAGCAGATTGCAGGAGAAACCCCCGTTCAATTAATTAATACATATAAACGTTGTGTGAGCGACACTGGGAATGAAGCTGCCCTTAGTCTTATGAATGAAGTATTTAAGATATCCGAAGTGAGTTGGAGAGGTATTGGTAAGATTAAAGATTCTGCAATGATTCTAAACGGCAACTATGAAGCGTTTGATGCTTGCAAGAAGTTCGGCATTGAAGTTAAATCAAACCCCCATCCCTTTCCTCATGAATGTGAATGCGGGAAGGTTATGATTGGAGAAAAAACACCTGACATGTGTAAAAATTTCGGATGTCAATGTACTCCGGAACACCCGCTCGGACCGTGCATGACTTCCTCTGAAGGCGCGTGTTCGGCGTATTACAAATATGGAGGTAGTGAATTTGGATCAAAAAATTACGCTTCGACACGGTGA